A stretch of Henckelia pumila isolate YLH828 chromosome 4, ASM3356847v2, whole genome shotgun sequence DNA encodes these proteins:
- the LOC140863835 gene encoding clathrin light chain 2-like, whose product MTSFDTYSVDSGYTGYDDSYAAFSTDKPPYSAAAYTYGDSEEVTVDHVSGPDPEPFVPSGPVPISNGNGKSPYDIGEDSDGIFGSDGPVLPPPNQMQEEGFALREWRRQNAIRLGEKETREKETRDQIIQESEEYKQSFYEKRKLNVETNKTSNREREKLFLANQEKFHKEADKQYWKAIGELIPNEVPNIEKRGKKKDQDKKPSIAVIQGPKPGKTTDLQRLRGILVKLKHNPPPHMLPPPPPPAAPAKDGNDGKNAKTSNDAVPDATSTGAKEAASSPSKDSASIGVPPTSEPVILVKELPVS is encoded by the exons ATGACATCTTTCGACACCTACAGCGTAGACAGCGGATATACAGGCTACGACGACTCCTACGCCGCCTTCTCCACCGACAAGCCTCCTTATTCTGCTGCCGCTTACACTTACGGTGATTCCGAGGAGGTGACGGTGGATCACGTGAGCGGCCCCGACCCTGAACCATTTGTACCATCTGGACCGGTCCCGATCTCAAATGGTAATGGAAAGTCGCCTTATGACATTGGGGAAGATTCCGATGGAATATTCGGCTCGGATGGACCGGTCCTCCCACCTCCCAATCAGATGCAAGAAGAAGGATTCGCTCTTCGGGAATGGCGGAG ACAAAATGCCATTCGACTTGGGGAAAAGGAGACGAGGGAGAAAGAAACAAGAGATCAAATTATACAAGAATCTGAGGAGTATAAGCAATCTTTTTATGAGAAAAGAAAGCTTAATGTGGAGACGAACAAGACCAGCAACAGGGAGAGAGAGAAG TTATTTCTGGCGAATCAAGAAAAGTTCCATAAAGAGGCAGATAAACAGTACTGGAAAGCCATAGGAGAGCTCATTCCAAATGAGGTGCCAAATATTGAAAAAAGGGGGAAAAAGAAGGATCAAGATAAGAAACCATCTATCGCAGTCATCCAAGGGCCTAAACCTGGCAAAACAACCGATCTTCAAAGGTTGCGTGGAATACTAGTTAAGTTGAAACACAATCCCCCGCCTCACATGTTACCACCACCCCCTCCCCCAGCTGCTCCTGCTAAAGATGGGAATGATGGAAAAAATGCCAAAACTTCCAACGATGCCGTGCCTGATGCAACTAGTACGGGCGCAAAAGAGGCAGCATCTTCTCCTTCCAAAGATTCTGCTTCTATTGGTGTTCCACCAACATCAGAACCTGTTATCCTAGTTAAAGAACTCCCTGTGAGCTAA
- the LOC140865876 gene encoding stem-specific protein TSJT1-like produces the protein MLCAFKNGVVDPPKELHSLASSQASRKPKTPEEILKDFLASYPNNGFSLAFADKASLAYAPPQIGSVMSHKRLFCSTDHIYCIFLGNLNNLFTLNKQYGLSKGGNEAMFVIEAYRTLRDRGPLPAHRVIKDLEGSFGFVIYDNKAGTVFAALGADKTVSMYWGIAVDGSLMISDNVDLIKASCRKSYAPFPAGCMYHSEGGLTNFEHPTYKMKAMPRIDSEGAMCGSYFAVDAYSKANSMPRVGSAANWATWG, from the exons ATGTTGTGTGCATTCAAGAATGGCGTGGTGGATCCACCAAAGGAGTTGCATAGCTTAGCCTCGTCGCAGGCTTCTCGTAAACCCAAGACTCCGGAGGAGATTTTGAAGGATTTCTTGGCTTCATATCCCAACAATGGCTTCTCTCTTGCATTTGCTGACAAGGCCAGTTTGGCCTATGCTCCACCTCAAATTGGCTCGGTCATGTCACACAAAAG GCTGTTCTGTTCCACAGACCACATATACTGTATTTTCCTGGGGAATTTAAATAACTTGTTCACACTCAACAAACAATATGGGCTATCCAAGGGTGGCAATGAAGCAATGTTTGTGATCGAAGCTTATCGGACCCTCCGTGACCGGGGCCCTCTCCCCGCCCATCGAGTCATTAAAGATCTCGAGGGCAGTTTTGGGTTCGTGATCTATGACAACAAAGCTGGAACTGTGTTTGCTGCCCTA GGTGCTGATAAAACAGTGAGCATGTATTGGGGCATAGCTGTTGATGGCTCTCTTATGATCTCAGACAATGTAGATCTCATAAAAGCAAGCTGCAGAAAATCATATGCACCATTTCCTGCCG GGTGCATGTACCATAGTGAAGGAGGATTGACTAACTTTGAGCATCCAACATATAAGATGAAAGCAATGCCAAGAATCGATAGTGAGGGGGCAATGTGTGGATCATATTTTGCAGTTGATGCTTATTCGAAAGCTAACAGCATGCCAAGGGTTGGTAGTGCAGCTAACTGGGCAACCTGGGGATGA